A window of Fluoribacter dumoffii NY 23 contains these coding sequences:
- a CDS encoding cold-shock protein: MAKGEVKWFNNAKGWGFIIPENGGDDIFVHFSSIHGTGYKTLAPGQIVNYDVENGDKGLHAANVIVLNENVETEMA, translated from the coding sequence ATGGCTAAAGGTGAAGTTAAGTGGTTTAATAATGCCAAAGGTTGGGGCTTTATTATTCCAGAAAACGGTGGAGATGATATTTTTGTTCATTTCTCGTCAATTCATGGCACAGGCTATAAGACCCTGGCTCCTGGACAAATAGTCAATTATGACGTGGAGAATGGCGATAAAGGCTTGCATGCCGCTAATGTGATTGTGCTCAACGAAAATGTTGAAACGGAAATGGCTTAA
- the icmM gene encoding type IVB secretion system protein IcmM/DotJ, whose product MSRETWELIKSSKNFYVNSYRRGLIALIISLLLNCILGFFIVYVHLTEPERDFYATSGIAPPIQLQPLSAPNYSSNALLPPDPPAESEDKLIPQ is encoded by the coding sequence ATGAGTCGCGAAACATGGGAATTGATAAAAAGCAGTAAAAATTTCTACGTTAACTCATACCGGCGTGGATTAATCGCGTTAATTATTTCTTTGCTGTTGAATTGCATTTTGGGATTTTTTATCGTTTACGTACATTTAACAGAGCCTGAGCGTGATTTTTATGCCACAAGTGGAATAGCCCCGCCTATTCAATTGCAACCGCTTTCGGCTCCGAATTATTCATCAAATGCATTACTCCCTCCTGATCCGCCCGCGGAGAGTGAGGATAAATTGATACCACAATAA
- a CDS encoding type IV secretion IcmS family protein, with product MERDISKCMSVIAASLNAKFYLNDRFVSYEEVFADTGLLPAIAKRADQLCSLCLGYGLGATFDEAEGALLGLRVIFDEVTPNVLRLLCMTDVLNELIQGGPSRDYTPLDELMYD from the coding sequence ATGGAAAGAGATATTAGTAAATGCATGTCAGTTATTGCGGCAAGTTTAAACGCAAAATTTTATCTTAATGACAGGTTTGTAAGCTACGAGGAAGTTTTTGCTGATACAGGTTTATTACCTGCAATCGCCAAGCGGGCGGATCAATTGTGTTCTTTATGTCTTGGATATGGGTTAGGTGCTACTTTCGATGAAGCAGAAGGTGCTTTATTAGGATTGAGGGTGATTTTCGATGAAGTGACACCTAATGTTTTGCGTTTGTTATGTATGACGGATGTATTAAATGAACTAATTCAAGGTGGACCAAGTCGGGATTATACCCCTTTAGATGAGTTGATGTACGACTAG
- a CDS encoding DotH/IcmK family type IV secretion protein — protein MKKLNWVLKFCLLYGIVYSVPDPALAQDQQDSAQQALQQLRLLQQRLSQNQPAAQNQPGQPQPAGQPQPVGQAPAPNQSAGPNIPIPLAGNIYSGPQRPEPPAANVSNPNAPQIISKSDEDVIEKKAFKDMTRSLYPMSTEQIVQLKQLNETMEYAKVSPVGTPPKPTATSQFVNLSPGSTPPVIRLAQGFVSSLVFLDSSGAPWPIAAYDLGDPNSFNIQWDKTSNTIMIQALKLYNYGNLAVRLRGLNTPVMLTLIPGQKAVDYRVDLRVQGYGPNAKRMPLETGIPPSASELLLHVLDGVPPPGSKRLHITGGDARAWFANDRMYVRTNLTILSPGWLASMTSADGTHAYEMHKSPVLLVSWHGKVMQLKVEGL, from the coding sequence ATGAAAAAGTTGAACTGGGTTTTAAAGTTTTGTTTGTTATACGGAATAGTTTATTCGGTACCTGATCCTGCCCTTGCGCAGGATCAGCAAGATAGTGCTCAGCAGGCCTTGCAACAGTTACGGCTATTGCAACAACGTTTATCACAAAATCAGCCTGCAGCGCAAAATCAACCAGGACAACCCCAACCGGCAGGTCAACCTCAACCTGTTGGACAAGCTCCAGCCCCCAATCAATCTGCAGGCCCCAATATTCCAATTCCTCTTGCCGGAAATATTTACAGCGGTCCTCAAAGACCTGAGCCTCCTGCTGCTAATGTATCCAATCCCAATGCACCGCAGATTATATCTAAAAGTGATGAAGATGTTATTGAGAAAAAAGCCTTTAAAGATATGACCCGCAGTCTATATCCTATGAGTACGGAGCAAATTGTCCAATTAAAACAATTAAATGAAACCATGGAATATGCTAAGGTTTCACCTGTAGGTACTCCTCCTAAACCCACAGCGACGTCTCAATTTGTGAATTTGTCTCCTGGCTCCACTCCGCCTGTTATTCGTTTAGCACAAGGATTTGTATCTTCACTGGTTTTTCTGGACTCATCTGGCGCTCCATGGCCAATTGCTGCATATGATTTAGGTGATCCGAATTCTTTTAACATTCAATGGGATAAAACAAGCAATACCATCATGATTCAAGCGCTGAAATTATATAATTATGGTAATTTGGCTGTGCGCTTGAGAGGTTTAAATACCCCCGTAATGCTTACCCTGATTCCAGGACAAAAGGCAGTGGATTACCGAGTTGATTTACGAGTTCAAGGTTATGGCCCAAATGCCAAAAGAATGCCTTTAGAAACAGGGATTCCACCTTCAGCGAGTGAATTACTTCTTCACGTTTTAGATGGCGTACCGCCTCCTGGAAGTAAACGTTTGCATATCACAGGAGGGGATGCACGTGCTTGGTTTGCCAATGACAGAATGTATGTTAGAACAAATCTTACTATATTGTCGCCGGGTTGGTTAGCAAGTATGACCAGCGCAGATGGAACGCATGCTTATGAAATGCACAAATCTCCGGTATTACTAGTTTCCTGGCATGGGAAGGTCATGCAGCTCAAGGTAGAAGGGTTATAA
- the hemH gene encoding ferrochelatase → MKHGLLLINLGTPNNTDFSSVRSYLREFLTDKRVIDLPAFIRYALVYGIILPFRTKRSAHAYQSIWTELGSPLLFHSQSLAKQIQEKIGPKYKIALGMRYGKPSIESALDQLKNCESITVLPLYPQYSSAANGSSIEKVMRIISTWNLIPSIQIISDFFQNQAYVKAQSEVIKPYLQEKTHVLFSYHGIPERQITKNSCKSICSEACPALTDKLRGCYRAQCYETSRLLARELGLSASDYTTAFQSRLGKTPWIKPYTDQILNEVHAKKIEHLIIVCPSFVADCLETLEEIGVRLHQQWIALGGKELTVVPSMNTDPAWIKAILAITGIQPDIPHGSSL, encoded by the coding sequence ATGAAGCATGGTTTACTACTTATAAATCTTGGCACTCCTAACAATACAGATTTCTCTTCTGTAAGGAGTTATTTACGCGAATTTCTTACCGATAAGCGCGTTATCGATCTACCTGCTTTTATTCGTTATGCGTTAGTCTATGGGATTATTTTACCATTCCGCACCAAGCGTTCTGCTCATGCTTATCAATCCATATGGACGGAACTAGGGTCACCTTTACTTTTTCATAGTCAGAGTTTAGCGAAGCAAATCCAGGAAAAGATTGGACCGAAATATAAAATCGCCCTTGGAATGCGCTATGGAAAACCTTCCATTGAGTCCGCTTTGGACCAATTAAAAAACTGCGAATCCATTACTGTATTACCCTTATACCCGCAATATTCCTCTGCGGCGAACGGATCATCTATTGAAAAAGTCATGCGCATCATCAGTACCTGGAATTTAATTCCATCTATTCAGATCATTAGTGATTTTTTTCAAAACCAGGCTTATGTGAAGGCCCAATCCGAGGTTATTAAACCTTATCTTCAAGAAAAAACACATGTACTCTTTAGCTATCATGGGATCCCGGAACGTCAAATCACCAAAAACAGTTGTAAATCGATTTGCAGCGAAGCTTGCCCAGCTTTAACCGATAAACTACGGGGATGCTATCGCGCCCAATGTTATGAAACCAGTCGTTTATTGGCAAGGGAGCTTGGTTTATCTGCTTCAGATTACACTACAGCCTTTCAATCAAGATTAGGCAAAACACCCTGGATAAAACCTTACACCGATCAAATTCTCAATGAAGTGCATGCCAAGAAAATTGAGCATCTTATTATAGTTTGTCCTTCATTTGTTGCTGATTGTCTGGAAACTCTGGAAGAAATAGGAGTTCGCCTTCACCAACAATGGATAGCATTAGGTGGGAAAGAATTAACTGTCGTTCCCAGCATGAACACCGACCCCGCATGGATAAAAGCCATACTCGCCATCACAGGGATCCAGCCGGACATCCCGCATGGGAGCAGCTTGTGA
- the icmQ gene encoding Dot/Icm secretion system protein IcmQ translates to MKKDSFSEEHNEAILKALDYAIHNGPWDKSNFLRSIGNRLIGIRDNYAKKINLRSREQIQSDAYLANRLALRGNQQEVFVSLYSSDGSNIQSWERIIINLPRQMISRPIYENEEQVKALIKTKENKQNEAYVAIYINKTDIIPLSPDKTLYDKLGSTLLTLKDRSLDLENVTRFVHISGVYKYSRGRLIKE, encoded by the coding sequence ATGAAAAAAGATTCTTTCAGTGAAGAGCATAATGAAGCGATTCTTAAAGCATTGGATTATGCGATTCACAATGGACCTTGGGACAAGTCGAATTTTCTGCGGTCAATTGGTAATCGCTTAATTGGGATTCGTGATAATTATGCCAAAAAAATTAACCTGCGCAGCAGGGAGCAAATTCAGTCTGATGCCTATTTGGCAAACCGTCTTGCCTTAAGAGGAAATCAGCAAGAAGTTTTTGTTTCTTTATATTCTTCAGATGGATCGAATATTCAGTCTTGGGAAAGAATCATCATTAATTTGCCACGCCAAATGATTTCCCGTCCAATCTATGAAAATGAAGAGCAGGTTAAGGCACTAATAAAGACAAAAGAAAATAAGCAGAACGAGGCCTATGTAGCTATCTACATTAATAAAACGGATATTATTCCTCTTTCTCCTGACAAAACTCTGTATGATAAGCTGGGGAGCACGTTATTAACCTTAAAGGACCGATCTCTGGATTTGGAAAACGTTACCCGTTTTGTTCATATTAGTGGCGTTTATAAATATTCGCGTGGCCGTTTGATTAAGGAATAA
- a CDS encoding TraM recognition domain-containing protein has protein sequence MMRGIESRHELDPTLLLRDTRTLTQRLADFFADPTNISIVLFTLSAMSYYFSEVATLLMLLGGACFLYSYTRKQKLPFRLPLISRVKDYNDMKPGMNKPNMARGIAFFGNDRKTGHELWFANDDMRTHALIFGSTGSGKTECLVSLAFNALVQGSGFIYVDGKGDNSLYAKVFSMVRSMGREDDLLLINFMTGARDIIGPQERRLSNTFNPFSQGSSSMLTQLVVSLMGDSKGGGDGDMWKGRAIAFVEALMRLLVYMRDEGAILLDADTIRNYFDLTRLETIVVDKIFPRDNQESVNIEQIPKLVTDPLRNYLGTLPGYNKEKKGKQVSQVLEQHGFITMQLVRAFSSLADTYGHIVRTNLAEVDFKDVVLNRRILVVLLPALEKSPDELSNLGKIIVSSLKAMMAAGLGEDVEGDYRDVILRKPTNAPTPYMCILDEYGYYAVQGFAVVPAQARSLGFSAIFAGQDLPAFQKASKEEAASIGANTNIKICMKLEDPTETWDFFTKTAGEAYVTKVDSFQAKDTSMANTYMDSKSSSFEKRARVDLLDLKEQTEGEAHIFFKSKIVRARMFYANPKPVKQLKLNQFLKVEAPPDDYLMRLQKQLVSFQSILDSGDLSINKTVENEEITLISKLLRESPIEEPIERGVSALIAFHGHNEPEPVEDLIEEEVEGALTIFSNLRVSPNDPPILVSDKATFSEALLPINETRNHMMNIERLAGAKDKYAGTVANELIKDFQLATSYPPEERDFIAPEELTDIVKILSEKIASERENANKKAEE, from the coding sequence ATGATGCGCGGTATAGAATCACGTCATGAATTAGATCCCACCCTCCTACTCAGGGATACACGAACTCTTACCCAAAGACTGGCGGATTTTTTTGCCGACCCGACAAATATCTCCATTGTACTTTTTACCTTGTCGGCCATGTCTTACTACTTCTCAGAAGTAGCCACCTTATTAATGCTTTTAGGGGGTGCTTGTTTTCTGTACAGTTATACACGAAAACAAAAATTACCTTTCCGGCTCCCCCTAATTTCTCGAGTAAAAGATTATAACGATATGAAGCCTGGTATGAACAAGCCTAATATGGCCCGTGGAATTGCCTTTTTTGGTAATGATCGTAAAACGGGACATGAATTATGGTTTGCTAATGATGATATGCGTACCCATGCTTTAATTTTCGGCTCTACCGGTAGTGGTAAAACGGAGTGTTTGGTATCACTTGCTTTTAATGCTTTAGTACAAGGAAGCGGTTTTATTTATGTCGATGGAAAAGGGGATAACTCCCTTTATGCTAAAGTATTCTCCATGGTCCGAAGCATGGGACGAGAAGATGATTTACTCCTGATTAACTTTATGACCGGTGCTCGCGATATTATCGGCCCTCAGGAACGAAGACTGTCTAATACCTTTAACCCCTTCTCTCAAGGGTCTTCCAGTATGTTAACCCAGCTTGTTGTCAGTTTGATGGGGGATTCAAAAGGAGGCGGTGACGGAGATATGTGGAAAGGCCGTGCTATTGCCTTCGTAGAAGCCTTAATGCGTCTTTTGGTTTATATGCGTGACGAAGGTGCGATCCTTTTGGATGCTGATACGATCCGAAACTACTTTGATTTAACTCGATTGGAAACCATCGTGGTGGATAAAATCTTCCCACGAGATAATCAGGAGAGTGTTAACATTGAACAAATTCCAAAATTAGTTACTGACCCTCTTCGTAACTACTTGGGTACTTTGCCAGGTTATAATAAAGAGAAAAAAGGAAAGCAAGTATCGCAGGTTTTGGAACAACATGGTTTTATTACCATGCAGTTGGTAAGGGCGTTTTCATCCCTGGCAGATACCTATGGTCATATTGTCCGTACCAATCTTGCAGAAGTAGATTTCAAGGATGTGGTTTTGAATCGGAGGATTCTCGTTGTCCTATTGCCCGCGCTGGAAAAATCTCCGGATGAGTTGTCTAACTTGGGTAAAATTATTGTTTCTTCTTTAAAAGCGATGATGGCGGCAGGTTTAGGAGAGGACGTTGAAGGGGATTATCGCGATGTTATCTTGAGAAAACCGACAAATGCACCAACTCCTTACATGTGTATCCTGGATGAGTATGGATATTATGCAGTTCAAGGTTTTGCAGTAGTACCTGCACAAGCACGTTCCTTGGGCTTCTCCGCAATCTTTGCCGGACAAGATTTACCTGCATTCCAGAAAGCGTCAAAAGAAGAAGCTGCATCTATCGGTGCAAATACAAACATCAAAATATGTATGAAATTGGAAGACCCCACTGAAACATGGGATTTCTTTACCAAAACCGCAGGTGAAGCGTATGTAACGAAAGTGGATTCATTCCAAGCCAAAGATACCAGCATGGCCAATACCTATATGGACAGTAAAAGTTCATCATTTGAAAAGAGAGCCCGCGTTGATCTCCTGGATTTAAAAGAGCAAACAGAGGGTGAGGCACATATTTTCTTCAAGTCAAAAATTGTTCGTGCCCGCATGTTTTATGCGAATCCCAAGCCCGTCAAGCAATTAAAATTAAATCAATTTTTAAAAGTCGAGGCGCCGCCTGATGATTATTTGATGAGATTACAAAAGCAACTGGTTTCATTCCAGAGCATCCTGGATAGTGGCGATCTGTCCATAAACAAGACGGTGGAAAATGAGGAAATTACCCTTATTTCCAAGTTATTACGCGAGTCTCCTATCGAAGAACCCATCGAGCGGGGAGTATCTGCTTTAATTGCGTTTCATGGTCATAATGAACCTGAACCTGTTGAGGATTTGATTGAGGAAGAGGTCGAAGGTGCTTTGACCATTTTCAGTAATCTTCGGGTAAGTCCTAATGATCCTCCGATTTTAGTGAGTGATAAGGCTACATTCTCAGAGGCTTTGCTTCCTATAAATGAGACCCGTAACCATATGATGAATATTGAACGATTGGCTGGAGCAAAGGATAAATATGCTGGCACCGTTGCAAACGAGCTGATTAAAGACTTCCAGTTGGCAACCAGTTATCCTCCAGAGGAAAGAGATTTTATTGCTCCAGAAGAGTTAACTGATATAGTAAAAATTTTATCCGAGAAAATTGCCAGTGAACGTGAAAATGCAAATAAAAAAGCTGAAGAGTAA
- the icmT gene encoding IcmT/TraK family protein yields MAGFAETAHWRDSARSARFFIVDARAAFPIFLFLMHIRIWTGIIVLVSAVFFGIIEHYGFTVPVFLRWVRSTLAGSLKSSKPWWR; encoded by the coding sequence ATGGCAGGATTTGCTGAAACAGCGCATTGGAGAGATTCTGCTCGTAGTGCTCGATTTTTTATAGTTGATGCTCGAGCTGCTTTTCCAATTTTTCTTTTTCTCATGCACATTAGAATTTGGACTGGAATTATCGTTTTAGTCTCTGCAGTATTTTTTGGAATCATTGAACATTACGGTTTTACCGTGCCCGTTTTTTTAAGATGGGTAAGAAGCACTCTAGCGGGATCCCTTAAGTCCTCCAAACCATGGTGGCGATGA
- the icmN gene encoding type IVB secretion system protein IcmN/DotK, with protein MRSVRVNLIRAVGLIALFMLTGCHRDYWALDREEPKYPCKVLGACDATIMKLAKKLNKKGVKVITIGQDYMISIPASYLFEPETPHLKWKSYPLLNEIAVFLKQFRKIAINIASYSNKYVSPQREHALTLARSRVVSDYLWSQGVDSRFIFTQGLGSDKPIISFTQGGDNSVNARVEITFRRAVA; from the coding sequence GTGAGATCAGTACGTGTTAATCTAATTCGGGCTGTTGGGTTGATTGCCTTATTCATGTTGACTGGCTGCCATCGTGACTATTGGGCCCTGGATAGAGAAGAGCCTAAATACCCATGCAAGGTCCTTGGTGCCTGTGATGCCACCATTATGAAACTCGCTAAAAAGTTAAATAAAAAAGGGGTTAAAGTAATTACCATAGGCCAGGATTATATGATTAGCATTCCGGCCAGCTATTTGTTTGAACCAGAAACACCCCATTTGAAATGGAAGTCGTATCCTCTACTCAATGAAATCGCTGTGTTCTTGAAACAATTTCGAAAGATAGCAATTAATATTGCCAGTTACAGTAACAAGTATGTGTCACCACAAAGAGAACATGCATTAACTTTAGCAAGATCGAGGGTCGTAAGTGATTATCTTTGGTCCCAGGGTGTAGATAGCCGCTTTATCTTTACACAGGGACTTGGTAGTGATAAACCTATTATTTCATTCACTCAAGGTGGTGATAACTCAGTAAATGCCAGGGTGGAAATTACATTCCGACGGGCCGTGGCGTAG
- a CDS encoding type IVB secretion system apparatus protein IcmL/DotI, producing the protein MAEDALTVVALRNKFYKDSQRKIILALLVALVVNIILAALLVYMITHPPAPKYFATSINGRITPLFPLNEPNQSDPAVLQWANQAAIAAFSYNFVNYRDELQAASGFFTPEGWDQFLNALQQSNNLDAVKAKKLIVSAVATRAPIILQKGVLNGNFSWRVQMPILVTYQSASEFTQQNNVVTMLITRISTLNSPRGIGISQFVVGPATGGVS; encoded by the coding sequence ATGGCTGAAGATGCCTTGACAGTTGTCGCACTGAGAAACAAATTTTATAAAGACAGCCAACGTAAAATAATACTTGCGTTGCTAGTAGCCCTAGTTGTCAATATTATTTTAGCTGCGCTGCTGGTGTACATGATCACTCATCCGCCAGCCCCCAAATATTTTGCTACCAGCATTAATGGGCGCATTACGCCTCTTTTCCCATTAAATGAACCTAACCAGTCTGACCCAGCTGTATTGCAATGGGCGAATCAGGCCGCTATTGCAGCATTTTCTTACAACTTTGTGAATTACCGAGATGAATTACAAGCTGCTTCCGGATTCTTTACCCCAGAAGGTTGGGATCAATTTTTAAATGCATTGCAGCAATCAAATAATCTGGATGCAGTAAAGGCCAAAAAACTGATTGTTTCTGCCGTAGCAACACGAGCCCCTATTATTTTGCAAAAAGGTGTATTGAATGGAAACTTTTCCTGGCGGGTACAAATGCCTATATTGGTTACATACCAAAGTGCCAGCGAGTTTACCCAACAAAATAACGTAGTAACTATGTTAATTACACGTATATCTACTTTAAATTCGCCTAGAGGAATTGGTATATCGCAATTTGTTGTAGGACCTGCCACAGGTGGAGTGTCTTAA
- a CDS encoding efflux RND transporter periplasmic adaptor subunit — translation MNLQLIIQKICDKLFSKYKIIGLFALILTAFSIYFLFYSPVKNAPPSPAKIVEVVVLKPSTIEKTIRLIGTVRPKHATVLVAKGSGMLDILMSSGEPVKKGDLIAKITNPDIERSYKLSKETEELENTQYKRLQSLQKTGFVSAREVEEKKRIWIDSQKEKARTKIELKNMRFYAPFDGVIGAFKIKEGAQVTEGVPVVTIYDPNSLTVEIDIPCTNNHSIKEHQPIYIFDRVYHLNHVQKMIDDETHMCPADVDIQCPHCLIGASISSQLVINKKTGTLVIPTQALFLKQGKTHVYKVIDKKIELVKVKTGIQEKDNVEITSGLKSGDQIVSKNPERLYPGLEVSIFKD, via the coding sequence GTGAATTTGCAATTAATCATCCAAAAAATCTGCGATAAGTTGTTTTCCAAATACAAGATTATTGGATTATTTGCCCTCATCCTTACAGCGTTCAGTATTTATTTTCTATTTTATTCACCGGTAAAAAACGCCCCCCCTTCGCCTGCCAAAATAGTTGAAGTAGTGGTGCTAAAACCTTCCACTATTGAAAAAACCATACGCCTTATAGGTACCGTACGTCCAAAACATGCCACAGTTCTTGTTGCAAAAGGGTCTGGGATGCTTGATATCCTCATGAGCTCAGGGGAACCCGTTAAAAAAGGGGATTTAATTGCGAAAATAACCAATCCAGACATTGAGCGAAGTTATAAGCTTTCCAAAGAAACAGAAGAACTGGAAAATACTCAATACAAACGCCTCCAAAGTTTGCAAAAAACAGGCTTTGTCAGTGCAAGGGAAGTAGAAGAGAAAAAAAGAATCTGGATCGATTCTCAAAAAGAGAAAGCCAGAACTAAAATAGAGCTGAAAAATATGCGTTTTTATGCTCCTTTCGATGGCGTCATTGGGGCCTTTAAAATTAAAGAAGGAGCACAAGTTACAGAAGGTGTTCCTGTTGTTACTATTTACGATCCGAATTCATTAACCGTAGAAATCGATATACCTTGTACAAATAATCACTCGATCAAAGAACATCAACCCATCTATATTTTTGACCGGGTTTATCATCTGAATCATGTTCAGAAAATGATAGATGATGAAACGCATATGTGCCCTGCGGATGTTGATATTCAATGTCCTCATTGCCTCATAGGTGCCAGCATATCCAGTCAGCTTGTCATAAATAAGAAAACAGGGACGCTGGTCATTCCCACCCAGGCTTTATTCCTCAAACAAGGTAAAACCCATGTTTATAAAGTAATTGATAAAAAAATAGAACTGGTTAAAGTCAAAACAGGAATACAGGAAAAAGATAACGTAGAAATAACTTCAGGATTAAAATCCGGGGACCAAATAGTAAGTAAAAACCCTGAACGATTATATCCTGGGCTGGAAGTCTCAATTTT
- the icmP gene encoding type IVB secretion system coupling complex protein DotM/IcmP produces MAQQPQQQGTDSGMGPIWVMVLLFITVFLIWKMGHQYIVMFVFQINIWQAKLVNLFVHSDQLASLIQIMQTIDPNAVNWEQLVETTRAVGDFMRYPVVLVLLVLAVLLYQSNITLKFRKIYDMKKLREQEQFNWPAIMPIVKEDLVGQDINKGPWAMALTPMEFARKYNLLKKEDVLLDNPVPGQEMTAGIRRGDAKRVFTLQLGPYWDGFEHCSPQAYALAAVFMARINRDRDAANHILSTLDKTYVAGKPEYSVARPTIEKYKNSEIVQEIVAKHAYTLSVMASLLERARDDGVVPSSEFLWLRPVDRRLWYMLNCVGRQTPFSEVAGPFSHWKAEKEMGRRSLVPMVDEAIKALEIAIKEVKLSPRQMQELEP; encoded by the coding sequence ATGGCACAACAACCGCAACAACAAGGTACAGATAGTGGAATGGGCCCGATATGGGTCATGGTGCTATTGTTTATTACCGTCTTTCTGATTTGGAAAATGGGACATCAGTATATTGTGATGTTTGTTTTTCAAATAAATATATGGCAGGCAAAACTTGTTAACCTTTTTGTGCATAGTGATCAGCTTGCAAGCTTGATTCAAATCATGCAAACGATAGATCCCAATGCAGTAAATTGGGAGCAGTTAGTCGAAACGACCCGGGCTGTGGGCGATTTTATGCGCTATCCGGTAGTTCTTGTTCTCCTTGTTTTGGCAGTTCTCTTATATCAATCTAATATTACTTTAAAGTTTCGTAAAATTTATGATATGAAAAAATTGCGGGAGCAAGAGCAATTTAACTGGCCTGCGATTATGCCTATAGTCAAAGAAGATCTAGTGGGTCAGGATATAAATAAAGGGCCTTGGGCCATGGCTTTAACCCCCATGGAATTTGCCCGCAAATACAATTTGTTAAAAAAAGAAGATGTTCTCTTGGACAATCCTGTACCGGGTCAAGAGATGACAGCAGGTATACGCAGAGGGGATGCAAAACGGGTGTTCACTTTGCAATTAGGTCCGTATTGGGATGGTTTTGAACATTGCTCGCCTCAAGCCTATGCCTTGGCTGCAGTTTTTATGGCGCGCATTAATCGGGATAGAGATGCCGCAAACCATATTTTATCAACCTTGGATAAAACTTATGTTGCCGGCAAACCGGAATATTCAGTGGCCAGGCCCACAATAGAAAAATATAAAAATTCAGAAATTGTGCAGGAAATTGTCGCAAAACACGCCTATACTTTAAGTGTAATGGCGTCATTACTTGAAAGGGCTCGGGATGATGGGGTTGTACCGAGTTCTGAGTTTTTATGGTTAAGACCAGTTGATAGGCGTTTATGGTATATGCTCAATTGTGTTGGTAGACAAACTCCTTTTTCAGAAGTTGCAGGCCCTTTTTCTCATTGGAAAGCAGAGAAGGAAATGGGACGTCGCTCTTTAGTACCTATGGTGGATGAGGCGATTAAAGCTCTGGAAATTGCCATTAAAGAAGTGAAGTTATCACCCCGACAAATGCAGGAGTTAGAGCCATGA